The Xiphophorus maculatus strain JP 163 A chromosome 23, X_maculatus-5.0-male, whole genome shotgun sequence genome contains a region encoding:
- the LOC102236323 gene encoding alcohol dehydrogenase class-3-like, giving the protein MATTGQVIRCMAAIAWEPRKPLSIEKVDVAPPKAHEVRIKVVASGVCHTDWEYLNEAGRGMNLRSFPLVLGHEAAGVVESVGPDVTKFAPGDKVIPLFLPFCEECDQCKCEKTNLCKKNWENTQAGVLADGTSRISCRGQQVYQFLGVSSFCQYTVVPDTSLAKINPKAPLEKVCLLGCGVSTGYGAAVKTGKVEKGSCCAVFGLGAVGLAAVMGCQAAKARRIIAVDINPDKFQKAREFGATECINPRDYGNRPIQDILVEKTNGGVDYALECVGSPVTMSAALESTRDGWGTCIIAGWTETESMSVQVIKILMGRTLKGTYFGGWKSAKDVPQLVEDYMQKKLKLDEFISHNLPLAQINDAFSLLRNGQSIRTVISLENF; this is encoded by the exons GCAGCTATTGCTTGGGAGCCCAGAAAGCCTCTTTCTATTGAAAAAGTGGATGTTGCCCCTCCTAAGGCTCATGAAGTCCGGATCAAG gttgTTGCCTCAGGCGTGTGCCACACAGACTGGGAATACCTGAATGAGGCCGGGAGAGGAATGAACCTCCGATCTTTCCCTCTGGTTCTCGGCCATGAAGCGGCAGGTGTAGTGGAGAGTGTTGGCCCAGACGTAACCAAGTTTGCACCGG GGGATAAAGtcattcctctttttcttcCGTTTTGTGAAGAGTGTGACCAGTGtaaatgtgagaaaacaaaCCTCTGCAAGAAGAACTG GGAAAACACACAAGCGGGTGTTTTGGCTGACGGGACGAGCAGAATATCTTGCAGAGGTCAGCAGGTCTATCAGTTCCTGGGTGTCAGCTCCTTCTGTCAGTACACGGTGGTGCCCGACACGTCTCTGGCGAAGATAAACCCCAAGGCGCCGCTGGAAAAAGTCTGCCTGCTGGGCTGCGGTGTCTCCACCGGTTACGGTGCGGCTGTTAAAACGGGGAAG GTTGAGAAAGGTTCTTGCTGTGCTGTGTTTGGGCTCGGAGCGGTGGGTCTGGCTGCCGTTATGGGCTGCCAGGCGGCCAAGGCCAGAAGGATCATTGCGGTCGACATCAACCCTGACAAGTTCCAGAAAGCCAGAGAGTTTGGAGCAACAGAGTGTATCAACCCCAGAGATTATGGAAACAGGCCCATCCAGGACATTCTGGTGGAGAAGACCAACGGGGGCGTGGACTATGCTCTGGAGTGTGTTGGCAGCCCTGTTACCATG AGTGCTGCACTGGAGTCCACAAGAGACGGCTGGGGGACATGCATCATTGCTGGGTGGACAGAGACGGAGTCGATGAGCGTCCAGGTTATAAAGATCCTGATGGGGCGCACCCTGAAGGGGACTTACTTTGGAG GTTGGAAAAGTGCGAAGGATGTTCCTCAACTGGTGGAGGATTACATGCAGAAGAAGCTGAAGCTGGATGAATTTATCAGCCATAATCTCCCCCTGGCTCAGATCAACGACGCCTTCAGCCTGCTGAGGAACGGTCAAAG tatCCGAACCGTCATCAGTCTGGAAAACTTCTGA